A window of the Hevea brasiliensis isolate MT/VB/25A 57/8 chromosome 6, ASM3005281v1, whole genome shotgun sequence genome harbors these coding sequences:
- the LOC110634618 gene encoding uncharacterized protein LOC110634618 isoform X1, protein MMESLAQLEALCERLYNSQDSVERAHAENTLKCFSMNTDYISQCQYILDNALTPYALMLASSSLLKQVTEHSLSLQLRLDIRNYLVGYLATRGPELQPFVTASLIQLLCRVTKFGWFDDDRFREVVKESTNFLSQQATSDHYAIGLKILNQLVSEMNQPNTGLPSTHHRRVACSFRDQSLYQIFQISLTSLRQLKNDVAMRLQELALSLSLKCLSFDFVGTSIDESSEEFGTVQIPSSWRPVLEDPSTLQIFFDYYAIATSPLSKEALECLVRLASVRRSLFSNDAARSKFLAHLMTLTKEILQTGQGLTDHDNYHEYCRLLGRFRVNYQLSELVNVDGYGDWIRLVAEFTIKSLQSWQWASSSVYYLLGLWSRLVTSVPYLKGDAPSLLDEFVPKITEGFITSRFNSVQAGFPDDLSDNPLDNVELLQDQLDCFPYLCRFQYESSGLYIMNMMEPILRTYTERARVQTTDGNELSVIEAKLAWIVHIIAAILKIKQSTGSSAELQEVLDAELSARVLQLINVSDSGLHSQRYGELSKQRLDRAILIFFQHFRKSYVGDQAVHSSKQLYARLSELLGLHDHLVLLNVIVGKIATNLKCYTESEEVIDHTLNLFLELASGYMTGKLLLKLDAIKFIVANHTRECFPFLEEYRCSRSRTTFYYTIGWLIFMDDSPVKFKSSMEPLSQVFISLESTHDSMFRTDAVKYALIGLMRDLRGIAMATNSRRTYGLLFDWLYPAHLPLLLKGISHWADTPEVTTPMLKFMAEFVLNKAQRLTFDSSSPNGILLFREVSKLIVAYGTRILALPNAADIYAYKYKGIWICLTILSRALVGNYVNFGVFGLYGDRALADALDIALKMTLSIPLADILAFRKLTRAYFAFLEVMFSSHIVFLLNLDTNTFMHIVGSLESGLKGLDTNISSQCASAVDNLAAFYFNNITMGEAPTLPAALNLARHIVDCPNLFPEILKTLFEIVLFEDCGNQWSLSRPMLSLILLSDQIFSDLKAQILSSQPLDQHQRLSLCFDKLMADVTQSLDSKNRDRFTQNLAVFRHEFRVK, encoded by the exons ATGATGGAGAGCTTAGCGCAACTAGAAGCATTGTGTGAGAGGCTGTATAACTCACAGGATTCTGTGGAGAGAGCTCACGCGGAGAACACTCTGAAATGCTTCTCGATGAACACTGATTACATCTCTCAATGCCAGTACATTCTTGATAATGCATTGACTCCTTATGCATTGATGCTCGCTAGTTCTAGTCTGCTCAAGCAAGTTACCGAGCATAGCCTCTCGCTACAGCTCCGTCTGGATATTCGTAATTACCTTGTTGGCTATCTGGCCACCAGAGGACCTGAGTTGCAGCCTTTCGTTACCGCATCTCTAATCCAGCTGTTGTGTAGAGTTACCAAGTTCGGGTGGTTTGATGATGATAGATTTAGAGAAGTGGTTAAGGAGTCTACAAACTTCTTGAGTCAG CAGGCGACATCAGATCACTATGCCATTGGTTTGAAGATACTGAATCAACTTGTCTCTGAGATGAATCAG CCCAATACAGGGCTGCCTTCAACGCACCATCGAAGGGTAGCCTGCTCCTTTAGGGATCAGTCACTTTATCAAATATTCCAAATATCTTTAACCTCACTGCGACAATTGAAAAATGATG TTGCAATGCGATTGCAAGAGTTGGCACTTTCGCTTTCTCTAAAATGTTTATCGTTTGATTTTGTTGGGACATCGATTGATGAAAGTTCGGAGGAATTTGGTACTGTTCAG ATTCCATCATCTTGGAGGCCAGTTTTAGAGGATCCATCGACATTGCAGATATTTTTTGATTACTATGCTATCGCAACATCCCCTCTTTCAAAGGAG GCATTGGAGTGCTTGGTCCGGCTAGCATCTGTACGTCGCTCTTTGTTCTCAAATGATGCTGCTCGTTCTAAGTTTTTGGCGCATTTAATGACACTAACCAAAGAAATCCTACAAACTGGACAAG GTCTTACTGATCATGATAATTACCATGAGTATTGTCGTCTCCTTGGACGTTTCAGAGTGAACTATCAG TTATCAGAGCTTGTGAATGTGGACGGCTATGGTGATTGGATACGATTAGTAGCAGAGTTCACTATAAAGTCTTTGCAGTCTTGGCAG TGGGCCAGTAGTAGTGTCTACTACCTTTTAGGGCTTTGGTCCAGACTAGTGACATCAGTACCATATTTGAAAGGTGATGCACCAAGTTTGCTTGATGAATTTGTGCCCAAGATTACTGAAGGATTTATTACATCAAGGTTCAACTCTGTTCAG GCTGGATTCCCGGATGATCTCTCTGACAATCCTTTAGACAATGTTGAACTTCTTCAGGATCAGCTAGATTGCTTTCCTTATCTCTGTAGATTCCAG TATGAAAGCAGTGGTTTATATATAATGAACATGATGGAGCCTATTCTGCGAACATACACG GAGAGAGCAAGAGTACAGACCACCGATGGCAATGAACTTTCTGTTATTGAGGCCAAGCTTGCTTGGATTGTTCATATTATTGCTGCTATTCTTAAAATCAAACAATCCACCGGCAGTAG TGCAGAGTTACAAGAAGTGCTTGATGCAGAACTTTCAGCTCGtgttttgcaattaataaatgtCAGTGATAGTGGGCTACATAGTCAG AGATACGGCGAACTGAGTAAGCAAAGACTTGATCGAGCAATTCTCATCTTCTTTCAGCATTTCCGAAAGTCTTATGTAGGTGATCAGGCTGTGCACTCATCCAAG CAGTTATATGCTCGATTATCTGAGCTTCTTGGACTACATGATCATCTGGTATTATTGAATGTGATTGTTGGGAAGATAGCTACTAATCTAAAGTGTTATACTGAG AGTGAAGAAGTCATTGATCACACATTGAATTTGTTTTTGGAGTTGGCATCTGG CTATATGACTGGAAAGTTGCTTCTGAAGTTGGATGCTATTAAATTTATAGTCGCTAACCATACT aGGGAGTGCTTTCCTTTTTTAGAAGAATATAGATGCTCTCGTAGCAGAACAACATTTTATTACACTATTGGCTGGTTAATATTTATGGACGACAGCCCTGTTAAATTCAAGTCTTCAATGGAACCACTTTCACaa GTTTTTATTAGTTTGGAATCAACACATGATTCAATGTTTCGAACTGATGCGGTGAAGTATGCTCTAATTGGGTTGATGAGGGATCTTAGAGGAATAGCTATGGCTACAAATag CCGTAGAACTTATGGGCTTTTATTTGATTGGCTTTATCCTGCTCATTTGCCACTTCTCTTGAAAGGCATCTCTCATTGGGCAGATACACCAGAG GTTACTACCCCAATGTTGAAATTCATGGCTGAATTTGTGTTAAACAAAGCCCAACGTTTAACTTTTGATTCATCTTCTCCTAATGGCATTCTTCTTTTCCGGGAGGTCAGCAAACTTATTGTAGCCTATGGTACCAGGATCTTAGCTCTTCCAAATGCTGCTGATATATATGCCTACAAATACAAGGGAATATGGATTTGTTTAACTATTCTCTCTAGAG CTCTTGTGGGAAACTATGTGAACTTTGGTGTGTTTGGACTGTATGGTGATAGAGCACTTGCTGATGCACTTGATATTGCTTTAAAGATGACATTGTCAATTCCTTTGGCTGATATATTGGCATTCCGGAAG tTAACGAGGGCTTACTTTGCATTCTTGGAGGTCATGTTCAGCAGCCATATTGTTTTTCTATTGAATCTGGACACAAACACCTTCATGCATATAGTTGGTTCTCTAGAATCTGGTCTTAAAGGTCTGGATACAAATATCTCATCACAG TGTGCATCTGCTGTTGATAATTTGGCTGCTTTCTATTTCAACAATATCACGATGGGGGAGGCACCCACTTTACCTGCTGCACTTAATCTTGCTCGACATATTGTGGACTGCCCCAATTTATTTCCAGAA ATACTGAAGACCCTGTTTGAGATTGTTTTATTTGAGGATTGCGGCAACCAATGGAGTCTCAGTAGACCTATGTTGAGCTTAATTCTTTTAAGTGATCAG ATATTCTCTGATTTGAAAGCTCAAATTTTATCTTCACAA CCACTGGATCAACATCAGCGGCTTTCCCTTTGTTTCGACAAACTGATGGCTGATGTTACTCAGAGCTTGGATTCAAAGAACAGGGACAGGTTTACTCAGAATCTGGCTGTTTTCAGGCATGAATTCCGTGTCAAATAG